The following coding sequences are from one Enterococcus sp. 4G2_DIV0659 window:
- a CDS encoding BspA family leucine-rich repeat surface protein: protein MRANVNSRSVFEGLTELTTIEGIEKLDVSSVINMRGMFYNLPKLKTLDLSKWDTSNVTSMYDMFTGAVALTELKLANWNVQKVTTTERMFEHVKSLEKLDLSQWNTRNVTGMFKMFNGMTSLEVLVLGKDSLFQKGDVCLGERKDSLYTGSWVGPNSEFYRSSTEFMRNYNGANVGLFAREQTAELP from the coding sequence GTGAGAGCAAATGTCAATTCCCGTTCAGTTTTTGAAGGATTAACCGAATTAACCACTATTGAAGGAATCGAAAAGCTAGACGTTTCAAGTGTGATAAACATGCGAGGGATGTTCTATAATCTACCGAAGCTTAAAACCCTAGATTTGTCGAAATGGGATACGTCAAATGTTACTAGCATGTACGATATGTTTACAGGAGCAGTGGCATTAACAGAGTTAAAATTGGCTAATTGGAATGTTCAAAAAGTGACGACAACAGAAAGAATGTTTGAACACGTGAAGTCGCTAGAAAAACTGGATTTATCTCAGTGGAATACACGTAATGTGACAGGAATGTTTAAGATGTTTAATGGTATGACCTCATTAGAAGTGTTAGTACTTGGTAAAGATAGCTTATTTCAAAAAGGTGATGTGTGTCTGGGGGAAAGAAAAGACAGTCTGTATACAGGATCTTGGGTAGGTCCAAATAGTGAATTCTACAGGTCTTCTACAGAGTTTATGAGGAATTATAATGGAGCGAATGTTGGGCTATTCGCAAGAGAACAAACAGCAGAGTTACCCTAA